The following proteins are encoded in a genomic region of Takifugu rubripes chromosome 9, fTakRub1.2, whole genome shotgun sequence:
- the usb1 gene encoding U6 snRNA phosphodiesterase 1 isoform X2: MLVGYSSSSEEENDPVVQDGKRPAEEDDGCSARKKPKTQGEVPKTRLPLPGCLLTMFPEELDPQTEDRSLHGGRIRSFKHERGNWATYVYFPYQPEEEFVELLDQMVSVAKAHGVALSPQEEFHLSVSQTVVLRHHWIQPFTRSLRAGLTLRKRFCCSAERLKVYCNTDRTRTFLGMEVCTGHAQLLDLVQIVDRTMSEFLLETFYKDPSFHVSLAWCVGDMTEPMRECLKELQSVFDGCEEGPFLLRLDCRELRCRTGNRIFHFPLQP, from the exons ATGTTAGTTGGCTACAGCAGTAGctcagaggaagaaaatgatCCGGTCGTTCAAGATGGGAAGCGTCCGGCGGAGGAAGACGATGGTTGTTCGGCGAGGAAGAAACCCAAAACTCAAGGCGAAGTTCCTAAAACCAG GTTGCCCCTTCCTGGATGCCTGTTGACCATGTTCCCTGAGGAGCTGGACCCTCAGACCGAAGACAGAAGTCTTCACGGTGGACGCATCCGCTCATTCAAACACGAGCGAGGAAACTGGGCCACCTATGTTTATTTCCCAT ACCAACCTGAGGAGGAGTTTGTCGAGCTTCTGGACCAGATGGTGTCAGTAGCCAAGGCTCACGGCGTGGCTTTGAGCCCCCAGGAGGAGTTCCACCTGAGTGTGTCCCAGACGGTGGTGCTGAGACATCACTGGATCCAGCCCTTCACACGGAGCCTCAGGGCCGGCCTGACGCTCCGCAAAAG GTTTTGCTGTTCAGCAGAGAGACTGAAGGTCTATTGTAACACCGACAGGACCAG AACGTTTCTAGGAATGGAAGTGTGCACGGGACACGCGCAGCTGCTGGACTTGGTCCAAATCGTGGACAGAACAATGAGTGAATTCCTCCTGGAAACGTTCTATAAG GACCCGTCCTTTCACGTGAGTCTGGCCTGGTGTGTCGGGGACATGACGGAACCGATGAGGGAGTGTCTAAAGGAGCTGCAG AGTGTGTTTGACGGCTGTGAGGAGGGGCCCTTTCTGCTGAGgctggactgcagggagctgcgctgcaggacaggaaacaggattTTCCACTTCCCTCTGCAGCCGTGA
- the lcat gene encoding phosphatidylcholine-sterol acyltransferase, which produces MVSGRRLCPLFLTLALLACQHSSGFWIVNVVFPPNARPQQAPSNSTPPVAIVPGNLGNRLEAKLNKPEIVHWLCYKKTEHWFTLWIDLNMFMPIGVDCWIDNMRLVYNRTSRRSSNSPGVQVRVPGFGQTFPIEYLDSNKLAGYFHTMVQQLVNIGYTRNQTVRGAPYDWRMAPNENEEYFLQLQKMVEEMYDQYQEPVYLLGHSMGCHYILYFLNHKPQSWKDKYIKGFISLGAPWGGAVKTLRVLASGENDGIPMISNIKIREEQRMTTTNPWMLPSDKIWPKDHVFISTPTFNYTNQDYHRLFSDIDYEDGWYMWDDTKNLTSDLLPPGVEVWCMYGVGMPTPVTYVYDHGFPNTDPVDFVYADGDNTVDSFSMGLCKRWIGQQDKPVHITEFRGLAHLDIVFHDKVLSVVQDILEGKSDVPKEIDVRTRNVSNS; this is translated from the exons ATGGTGTCCGGGAGGCGCCTCTGCCCGCTGTTCCTCACCCTCGCCCTGCTGGCCTGTCAGCACTCCTCCGGCTTCTGGATCGTCAATGTGGTTTTCCCACCTAACGCCAGACCCCAGCAGGCTCCCAGCAACAGCACTCCACCAGTGGCTATCG TACCTGGGAACTTGGGGAACCGTCTGGAGGCTAAACTGAACAAACCAGAAATAGTTCACTGGCTGTGCTATAAGAAAACGGAACACTGGTTCACACTGTGGATCGACCTCAACATGTTCATGCCCATCGGCGTGGACTGCTGGATCGACAACATGAG ACTCGTTTACAATAGGACATCTCGACGCTCGTCGAACTCGCCGGGGGTGCAAGTACGAGTGCCGGGGTTCGGGCAGACGTTTCCCATTGAGTATCTGGACTCTAACAAACTGGCAG GTTATTTCCACACCATGGTGCAGCAGCTGGTGAACATAGGCTACACCCGTAACCAGACCGTGCGCGGAGCTCCGTATGACTGGAGAATGGCCCCTA atgaaaatgaagaaTACTTTTTACAGCTGCAGAAGATGGTAGAGGAGATGTACGATCAGTACCAAGAGCCCGTCTACCTGCTGGGACACAGTATGGGCTGCCACTACATCCTTTACTTCCTTAACCACAAGCCACAGAGCTGGAAGGACAAGTACATCAAGGGCTTTATTTCTCTTGGGGCTCCATGGGGTGGGGCCGTCAAAACCCTCAGAGTGTTAGCTTCAG GTGAGAACGATGGCATCCCGATGATTTCCAACATCAAGATCAGGGAGGAACAGAGGATGACGACCACTAACCCCTGGATGCTGCCATCTGACAAAATCTGGCCAAAGGACCACGTGTTCATCTCCACACCCACCTTCAACTACACCAACCAGGACTACCACCGCCTTTTCTCTGATATTGACTATGAGGACGGGTG GTACATGTGGGATGACACCAAGAACCTCACCAGTGATCTCCTCCCCCCAGGCGTAGAGGTGTGGTGTATGTACGGCGTGGGGATGCCGACTCCCGTCACCTATGTTTATGACCATGGTTTCCCCAACACTGACCCGGTGGACTTTGTTTACGCTGATGGGGACAACACTGTGGACAGCTTCAGCATGGGCCTCTGCAAACGCTGGATTGGGCAGCAGGACAAACCTGTTCATATCACAGAGTTCAGGGGGTTGGCCCACCTTGATATTGTTTTCCATGATAAGGTCCTCAGCGTAGTCCAGGATATTCTGGAGGGAAAGTCAGACGTTCCTAAAGAGATTGATGTCAGAACAAGAAACGTGTCAAATTCTTAG
- the usb1 gene encoding U6 snRNA phosphodiesterase 1 isoform X1, producing the protein MLVGYSSSSEEENDPVVQDGKRPAEEDDGCSARKKPKTQGEVPKTRLPLPGCLLTMFPEELDPQTEDRSLHGGRIRSFKHERGNWATYVYFPCDFTRCVTLLAYCASFFSTSDQPEEEFVELLDQMVSVAKAHGVALSPQEEFHLSVSQTVVLRHHWIQPFTRSLRAGLTLRKRFCCSAERLKVYCNTDRTRTFLGMEVCTGHAQLLDLVQIVDRTMSEFLLETFYKDPSFHVSLAWCVGDMTEPMRECLKELQSVFDGCEEGPFLLRLDCRELRCRTGNRIFHFPLQP; encoded by the exons ATGTTAGTTGGCTACAGCAGTAGctcagaggaagaaaatgatCCGGTCGTTCAAGATGGGAAGCGTCCGGCGGAGGAAGACGATGGTTGTTCGGCGAGGAAGAAACCCAAAACTCAAGGCGAAGTTCCTAAAACCAG GTTGCCCCTTCCTGGATGCCTGTTGACCATGTTCCCTGAGGAGCTGGACCCTCAGACCGAAGACAGAAGTCTTCACGGTGGACGCATCCGCTCATTCAAACACGAGCGAGGAAACTGGGCCACCTATGTTTATTTCCCAT GTGACTTTACCAGGTGTGTAACGTTGCTTGCATACTGTGCGTCATTCTTCTCCACTTCAGACCAACCTGAGGAGGAGTTTGTCGAGCTTCTGGACCAGATGGTGTCAGTAGCCAAGGCTCACGGCGTGGCTTTGAGCCCCCAGGAGGAGTTCCACCTGAGTGTGTCCCAGACGGTGGTGCTGAGACATCACTGGATCCAGCCCTTCACACGGAGCCTCAGGGCCGGCCTGACGCTCCGCAAAAG GTTTTGCTGTTCAGCAGAGAGACTGAAGGTCTATTGTAACACCGACAGGACCAG AACGTTTCTAGGAATGGAAGTGTGCACGGGACACGCGCAGCTGCTGGACTTGGTCCAAATCGTGGACAGAACAATGAGTGAATTCCTCCTGGAAACGTTCTATAAG GACCCGTCCTTTCACGTGAGTCTGGCCTGGTGTGTCGGGGACATGACGGAACCGATGAGGGAGTGTCTAAAGGAGCTGCAG AGTGTGTTTGACGGCTGTGAGGAGGGGCCCTTTCTGCTGAGgctggactgcagggagctgcgctgcaggacaggaaacaggattTTCCACTTCCCTCTGCAGCCGTGA
- the usb1 gene encoding U6 snRNA phosphodiesterase 1 isoform X3: MLPLPGCLLTMFPEELDPQTEDRSLHGGRIRSFKHERGNWATYVYFPCDFTRCVTLLAYCASFFSTSDQPEEEFVELLDQMVSVAKAHGVALSPQEEFHLSVSQTVVLRHHWIQPFTRSLRAGLTLRKRFCCSAERLKVYCNTDRTRTFLGMEVCTGHAQLLDLVQIVDRTMSEFLLETFYKDPSFHVSLAWCVGDMTEPMRECLKELQSVFDGCEEGPFLLRLDCRELRCRTGNRIFHFPLQP; encoded by the exons AT GTTGCCCCTTCCTGGATGCCTGTTGACCATGTTCCCTGAGGAGCTGGACCCTCAGACCGAAGACAGAAGTCTTCACGGTGGACGCATCCGCTCATTCAAACACGAGCGAGGAAACTGGGCCACCTATGTTTATTTCCCAT GTGACTTTACCAGGTGTGTAACGTTGCTTGCATACTGTGCGTCATTCTTCTCCACTTCAGACCAACCTGAGGAGGAGTTTGTCGAGCTTCTGGACCAGATGGTGTCAGTAGCCAAGGCTCACGGCGTGGCTTTGAGCCCCCAGGAGGAGTTCCACCTGAGTGTGTCCCAGACGGTGGTGCTGAGACATCACTGGATCCAGCCCTTCACACGGAGCCTCAGGGCCGGCCTGACGCTCCGCAAAAG GTTTTGCTGTTCAGCAGAGAGACTGAAGGTCTATTGTAACACCGACAGGACCAG AACGTTTCTAGGAATGGAAGTGTGCACGGGACACGCGCAGCTGCTGGACTTGGTCCAAATCGTGGACAGAACAATGAGTGAATTCCTCCTGGAAACGTTCTATAAG GACCCGTCCTTTCACGTGAGTCTGGCCTGGTGTGTCGGGGACATGACGGAACCGATGAGGGAGTGTCTAAAGGAGCTGCAG AGTGTGTTTGACGGCTGTGAGGAGGGGCCCTTTCTGCTGAGgctggactgcagggagctgcgctgcaggacaggaaacaggattTTCCACTTCCCTCTGCAGCCGTGA
- the pla2g15 gene encoding lysosomal phospholipase A and acyltransferase yields the protein MAVCYRMTAFSSLFQACLLLLLLGRSSGRPSEKCVSGSSCQATRPPVVLVPGDLGNQLEAKLDKPSVVHYICYKKTDAFFTLWLNLELLVPVAIDCWIDNIRLIYNGSTRSTSYPPGVDIRVPGFGETFSLEYVDPSERSVGMYFFTIVQALVDSGYTRGDDVRGAPYDWRKAPNENKEYFLRLQHMIEEMAEKAGGPVVLVAHSMGNMYTLYFLNQQPQAWKDKYIKAFISLGPPWAGVAKTLRVLISGDNNRIPVISSVKIRAQQRTAVSTSWLLPYAHTWPKDKVLVQTPTVNYTVLDLKRLYADIGFQDGWMMREDTEPLVADLTPPGVAVHCLYGSGLSTPEAFRYSDKFPDVDPTVVYGDGDGTVNLLSAKQCGRWAGRQKQPVVLKELPGNEHVNMLLNYTTVAYIKSVLLSP from the exons ATGGCCGTTTGCTACCGGATGACCGCCTTCTCGTCGCTTTTCCAAGcgtgtttgctgttgctgttgctgggtCGGAGCAGCGGGAGACCATCGGAGAAATGTGTCAGCGGTTCCTCCTGCCAAGCCACAAGACCCCCCGTCGTCCTGG TTCCTGGAGATCTGGGGAACCAATTGGAGGCGAAGCTGGATAAACCCAGCGTGGTCCACTACATCTGCTACAAGAAGACCGACGCTTTCTTCACCCTGTGGCTaaacctggagctgctggtcccCGTAGCTATCGATTGTTGGATAGACAACATCAG gcTGATCTACAACGGGTCCACGCGCTCGACCTCGTACCCGCCAGGCGTAGACATCCGGGTCCCTGGCTTTGGAGAGACCTTCTCGCTGGAGTATGTCGACCCCAGCGAACGCAGCGTGG GCATGTACTTCTTCACCATCGTTCAGGCTCTGGTGGACTCTGGTTACACCAGAGGCGACGATGTCAGAGGGGCCCCTTACGATTGGAGGAAAGCTCCCA ATGAGAATAAAGAGTACTTCCTGCGGCTGCAGCATATGATTGAAGAGATGGCGGAGAAAGCAGGCGGGCCCGTGGTCCTGGTTGCTCACAGCATGGGCAACATGTACACCCTCTACTTCCTCAACCAGCAGCCGCAGGCCTGGAAAGACAAATACATCAAAGCTTTCATCTCTCTGGGACCTCCGTGGGCGGGGGTGGCCAAGACCCTTCGTGTGCTTATATCTG GTGACAATAACCGCATCCCTGTGATCAGTTCCGTGAAGATTCGCGCCCAACAACGCACGGCCGTGTCCACGTCCTGGCTGCTGCCTTACGCACACACCTGGCCGAAGGATAAG GTGTTGGTGCAGACGCCCACGGTCAACTACACCGTGCTGGACCTCAAACGCCTCTACGCTGATATCGGCTTCCAGGACGGCTGGATGATGCGCGAGGACACGGAGCCGCTGGTGGCGGATCTCACGCCCCCGGGCGTGGCCGTCCACTGTTTGTACGGCAGCGGCCTCTCCACCCCCGAAGCCTTCCGGTACTCCGACAAGTTCCCCGACGTCGATCCCACGGTGGTGTACGGCGACGGCGACGGGACGGTGAATCTGCTGAGCGCCAAGCAGTGCGGGCGGTGGGCGGGGCGGCAGAAGCAGCCGGTGGTGCTCAAAGAGCTTCCGGGGAACGAGCACGTCAACATGCTGCTGAACTACACCACTGTGGCTTACATCAAGAGCGTGCTTCTCTCTCCCTGA
- the usb1 gene encoding U6 snRNA phosphodiesterase 1 isoform X4, with the protein MFPEELDPQTEDRSLHGGRIRSFKHERGNWATYVYFPCDFTRCVTLLAYCASFFSTSDQPEEEFVELLDQMVSVAKAHGVALSPQEEFHLSVSQTVVLRHHWIQPFTRSLRAGLTLRKRFCCSAERLKVYCNTDRTRTFLGMEVCTGHAQLLDLVQIVDRTMSEFLLETFYKDPSFHVSLAWCVGDMTEPMRECLKELQSVFDGCEEGPFLLRLDCRELRCRTGNRIFHFPLQP; encoded by the exons ATGTTCCCTGAGGAGCTGGACCCTCAGACCGAAGACAGAAGTCTTCACGGTGGACGCATCCGCTCATTCAAACACGAGCGAGGAAACTGGGCCACCTATGTTTATTTCCCAT GTGACTTTACCAGGTGTGTAACGTTGCTTGCATACTGTGCGTCATTCTTCTCCACTTCAGACCAACCTGAGGAGGAGTTTGTCGAGCTTCTGGACCAGATGGTGTCAGTAGCCAAGGCTCACGGCGTGGCTTTGAGCCCCCAGGAGGAGTTCCACCTGAGTGTGTCCCAGACGGTGGTGCTGAGACATCACTGGATCCAGCCCTTCACACGGAGCCTCAGGGCCGGCCTGACGCTCCGCAAAAG GTTTTGCTGTTCAGCAGAGAGACTGAAGGTCTATTGTAACACCGACAGGACCAG AACGTTTCTAGGAATGGAAGTGTGCACGGGACACGCGCAGCTGCTGGACTTGGTCCAAATCGTGGACAGAACAATGAGTGAATTCCTCCTGGAAACGTTCTATAAG GACCCGTCCTTTCACGTGAGTCTGGCCTGGTGTGTCGGGGACATGACGGAACCGATGAGGGAGTGTCTAAAGGAGCTGCAG AGTGTGTTTGACGGCTGTGAGGAGGGGCCCTTTCTGCTGAGgctggactgcagggagctgcgctgcaggacaggaaacaggattTTCCACTTCCCTCTGCAGCCGTGA